gtaagggtcggcagtttgaatccaccaggagctccttggaaactgtatggggctgctctactctgtgctatagggtcactatgaggtggaatcgacagcactggtttttttttttttttttttttttgcggggggtgtTTACCATCTTGCTGTTCTCTGAATGAGTTCAGTAAGTAATTGACAGGTGATTTCTTTCTGTATTAactgtgtttttatatttttgaatATTATACTTTGACAGTTTTGGCGTTCCCGTCAAGATATCCAAAGTGGACTCACCTTCTGGAGCCAATTAAACTGTTTCCAAGCAGTGTACCTCATGAGGTTATTTAAATCCAGGCTCATCTCCTGGTTCTTGTATTGAATCCCAAGTAGCAATAAAACTTTACCTTCACTGACTCTCTcatctctgttttttgtttgcttttgtttttctgtattggggggaggggaagtttatgggtttttatttgtttgttttgttttttttccaggttTGTGGTCAAGTTTGGTTCTGATTCTAGTTTGAACATGGCCAATACCTTattctttattaaaaaagaaaaacccaaactccttgccattgagtggattctgactcatagctactctataaaatagagtagaacttcctcacagggtttccaaggagcaattgatggattcaaaccaccaaccttttggttagcagccttagctcttagtcactgcactcccagggctccttattctttaTGAGTAGCAGCAAAGATTACAAATTTGGTTCAAGATCTAACCATTTGGCAACTTCTGTTGGGATGGATGGAATCTATTTTCTTTCCATGAGAAATTAGtttcttagttttgtttttcacttttatCTATCGTGTAAAAATATGTCTTTTTCCCCTGGAAATAGAAGAACATTTTTAGATGTGGTGTAAGTTGTTGTTTATCCGTCTCTACTTCTGATATTTTTCAAAATCTGAGTTTACTTTTGAATTATAACTGCAATTGTAGAGCTGAACCTAAGAGCTTTGTTGGAAGTGTGTCTCTGTAATAGAAAAGCCTTTTCCTCTCATTATGTGAGTGAAATATTTTCCTAATAAGGAGATACTAATAAATTAGATATAAAGCCTCAAAATAAAAGAGTTCCGTTAGTATTAGTTTATAGAGACTAGTAAGTGCTGACATAAACCTAATAATTCCCCCAAAATTGAACTTCTAACATTTTAAATGTGTTAACTTTTtcagaaacaaaaattctcattcaAATTGCAAGCTCAGAAACATTTATATGAAAGAATTCAAATCCACATAATCAAATAAATTTTTAGACAATTTGGACAATTTGatagtaatttttataaaatagtgtatgtcttttctctgattttatcACTACTGAGCATAAAACAAGCATTTACGATTATGAAAAATATGAGTATGTTTTCAAACAATTTGAATTAAAATTCTGACAGTTCAGTAGGGAGTCCCCTTAGTCATAACTTCTTTGTTACATTTAACAAAAGCCCTTTGTTATTTTAAAACCTTGGTttagtgttaaaaaccaaaaaaaccaaacccagtgctgtcgagtggattctgactcatagttaaaTACGGCTAATTAGTGGAAGTTCATTGGAGACTTTTTAAATAAGATTGAAACATTgatcatggtgtgtgtgtgtctttgtatcCCTTTACTTATACCTACATAGAGTATCCATATCTAAGGATCATGTTAGTGACTAtattcatttttacaactttaaaaaTAACCTTTACTGCCTTTAAGTCATGAAGAGGATGTGTGTGGCTGTAGGGGGTTATCTTTTGAGTGCTCATGTGTTTTGCTGTTCTACTAAAATATATATGACAGACAATTCTCAATTGCCAACCTTCAAGTTCTGTGTAAAATAGAAGTTAGTTGATTTAGGTAAAAGTCATAATTAATATAATTGATGGAGACTAAACTAGAAGTAATAGTAACCAAAAAATATGACTGAGTATGCAAGGTAATAGTATCTGGTTTTGCTtatcaaaggggaaaaaaaagcagaagttttATCCTAAGACAAAGTGTCTGGTTATTGCAGAACGTAGGAGTAGagagtaaaagagaaaaatgaatagaTACAGAGAGTTACAGAAAGTTTTCAGGAAGAAAATTCTATTTTTCTTGGCTTAGAGTTGGTGTTttacacaggattgctatgagttggaaccaactccatggaaGCAAACAACAGCAGAGCCCCTGGATGGCgccaacagttaatgcacttggatcctaaacaaaaggttggcagttcaagttcacagaggtgcctcaaaaggaaaaaaaagacctggcaatttcctTCTGGAAAAttactcattgaaaaccctgtagagtacagttccactctgatacccataaggttgccgtgaatcaggatcaactcgacagcaacagtttttggtTGACAGTAGCTTCAAGGGATGAATTTCAAAAGAAGCAATGAAATGCGGTAAAATTTTGACAAAATTTATACAACTTAGCTGtgatggttttattttattaaaatcttAGGGATGCTTTAGTGCCAAGAACCATATTAAATCAAGACTgggttttctctctgttgttatAGCATGACAAATTTACCTTGGTGTACTTATTCTGGTCTTAATAAGAAGAAATAAATGCCAGTCATTACCTTCAATGTAATCTTCCTAGTTATCAGAGATTCTGGAGCTCACATGAATAATATTTTGTGCTTTATATGATTTTAtgtggtttatttttttaataaaataattatctaTGAACGAGATAAAATTCCTTCTGCTATgttcattttttatgtttattttaagaTATTGTATTGTCCCTCAAGTTAAGAGGTAATTATGCCATAACCATTGCTCTCAGACACCTGTAATACTTACACTACCATTTCATTCAAGTGAAAAGTCATTTCTGATAACTCTTTTGATTTGCTTTCCCAAGATCAGActctaaattcagaaaaataataaaatggataAGGAAACCAAAGAGATTGAATGGACCATAGTGAATGCAGAGTTGCTGCTTAGTGGAAATAAACAGAACATTCCATCATCAGTATGTCCTGCAGGGCATTTATCAAGGAATTCAACATTTGCTTTTACCTACTGAGCCCCTCAGTCATTTAGCCCAACAAATGCATTTTCTCTAAGTTAGCAACTGACTGTTTTCTAACCTGCTTATCGCTTTACCTACACTAAAGCAGAGAAACAAGATATAATTTATGCACTTGCCCAACAGTACCTTCCATTGAATGCGTGGAGACCAGAGTtttgaaggagagaaggaaagatgaaaaaaagtaaaggaaaaataaaaaagaagagaaaatttcaTAAAGACCAGTATTGTTATATGAAATTGTGTTCAGGTTGAGTATGTTTTCCAGGAAGGAGATACATACTATATTCCTTACTGTGTGTCACTGTCACAATGTGTGAAAGCCACTGTTTTATGTGACTCTCACCTTACCACTTAGCCACTCTCCCCTCACTCACACATCACGACTGAGGCCTTGTTACCAACACACGCAAGTCCATTAGAACAAAAAGCCTACCAATAGACACCATTAACAACTATAATAGAGCAATTTAAAAGGGCAGGAATACAGGGAGGTTagagaggaagaagggaaaggagaTAACAGTGAAGGGGAAAAACCGAAAGGGGGAatgggaagaaggaaaggaaatgaaATCTGAACTAGTGGAGGAAAACGGAAAAGCCTGCTAACTCAGggtaaggaaggaggaagaggaagaggaggaaaaggaaaatgtAATAGGTTTAAGTAGCATATTGCTGATCAGAGGAAAAGACCATGGAGTGTTTCTAGTTCTCCTTTGTATTCCAAGAACACCTCACATGGTTTGTATCAAGGTATGTACTCATTGGACTCCTCTGTGTGAGCTCTTAAAGGTTCTGCCCTCCTTGCACAACCCTGGAAGAGACCCAAAGTGGGGTGGGGTAGGGCAAGCAGCGGATTACAGTTAAAGGACTCAGTTCAATACTCTATTAGCAAATTCTCCATTTAGGACTGCTGGGAATTTCTGCCTGTGAGACAAATGGCTGtttaagaaaagagaaagagagggagaggtcTCCCTGTTCTGAAGGCCTTAAAGAAGCCTGTCCTCTTTTGTATTTCTACTAATTACTTCTTATAAGTATTATTCCGTGAGAATTAAGGCACAGGATTATTATCACCTTTGATTCATAAATACTTCCTATGGAACTACTTCTCAAATTTTAGAAGTGAATGTCACTCATTCCTAAGTGAAAGCAGCAAACGACTTCATAACAGTGTCAAGGTAATCAACCCAATGGAGGGCAAAGAGAAGCTTCTCTGTGAGTTTGACCATCAACAATAGAACTCCAGTAGTCAATGAGGAGTCCTCACAATACAGTCCATCCCTTAAGAGATCTTCCTGTAACTCACTAGCTGTCTGCATACTCTCCACATTGCTACCTTCATTTCTTGATTCCTGAATGTGTAAATGATTAGATTCAGGAACGGGGTGAGAACTGCATCAAAGATGGCCAGAAACTTATCTAGGTCTGTGGAGGGAGATGGCCATGTATAGAAGAATATCACAGGACCAAAGAACAAAACTACCACAGAGATATGAGCTGAAAGTGTGGACACAGCCTTGGATAAACCAGCTAACGAGTGTTTCTGAACAGTGAGAATGATGAAGATATAGGAAATGATGAGTATAAAGAAGGCACCCACAGAAATGAATACACTGTTGGCTGTGACCATGAACTCCAGCTGGTAGGTGTCTGTGCAGGCCAGTTTGATGAAGCGAGGAAGGTCACAGTAAAAGCTGTCCAACACATTGGGGCCATAGAAGGGTAAGTTTACTACAAATACCAATTGACCCACAGAGTGGATAAGGCCAATTGTCCAGGCTGACACTAAAAAGGAGATGCATATTTGTGGGCTCATGATGGTCAGGTAGTGGAGAGGCTTACACTTGGCCACATATCTGTCAAAGGCCATGGCTATGAGCAGCACCATTTCCACACCaccaatgacatggatgaagaagATCTGAGCAATGCAGCCACTAAAGGAGATGACTCTGTGCTTTCTGAAAAGGTCATAAATCATCTTGGGAGAAGACACAGAAGAGACACCCAGGTCAATGAAGGAGCAATTGGGCAACAGGAAGTACATGGGGGAGTGTAAGTGAGGATGGGAAGTCACAGTGAGTATAATGAGGGAGTTTGCCACCAAGCTTACCACATAAAACAtggaggagaacacaaagagggCAAGTTGGATCTCCCAGAAATTGGAGAGTCCCAGAAACACAAACTCTGACACCACGGAGTAATTTGCTCCAACCATCGGCTTTGCCAGCAGTGCTACCTGAAAGAGGAAGAtagaaagaaatataaattataaGATTTATATTAATATACTAGAGGGACAAAAGTAAAAATTATGAAAGCCTATCTCAACAGTGGCTTCAgtaacgggctcaaacatagcaacaattgtgagaatggtgcaggactgggcagtgtttccttctcttgtacatagggtcaccatgagttggaaccaaactAACAGTCCCAAACAACAACATCTGCACTTTGGCATTACATCTGTATATGCTCATGGACCCTAATATTTCATCACCCAGGGAAGTTGGTGGCTGCCATGTGGAGCTGCTCTCTACCACCAAGTTAACTCTGTGTTTaatacctgtgatggttaatttgtTGTGTTAATTTatctgtctgttgttgttagttgccattgaattggtgcCGACTCAAGGAGACCTTACGTATATAACATAAGCCTATAACACCCTGAAACTTCCAGGTTATTGTACCCAATTATTTAATGAAAGACtagtattgttgttgctgtgatggtattttgtagatgtggttaaAATCATCAATCAGCTGACTTTGAACAAAGGCAATTACCATTGATGATGTGAGTTGTCATCCAATCTGTTGAAGGTACTAAGCAGAAATTGAGGTTTTCCAGAGAAGAATTTCTGCCTCAAGAATTTCTACATTCAGGCCTGTCTGATTTTCTAGGCAACAAGCCTACCATACAAATGTCAGACTTGCAACCCCCACAATCGTGTGAGGCGATTCCTTGCAATAAATACCCAAGTAATGTTAAATAACTGGGACCATAAATTTATTTAATGTTAGATCTAGTATTAGAACTCAGGTCCACTGACTCCAAGGTtagtaaacccgttgccatcaagttgattctgacttgtggcaaccccttgagttacagagtagaacttctccgtggggttttcttggcagtgatctttataaaagcagatcacctggattttcttctgcagcaccagtgggtgggtttgaaccaccaacctttaggttagtagtcaagtacaaaccatttgtgccacccaaggacttttATAAGATCAATACACTTCCCAATgtccttctttctttcatttacCTGTAATTCCCTGAAGATTCAGTCTGAACAAAAATGAGTGGCAGAGTGATGACAGAAGTTGTTCAAGAAAGATGAGCCTTCTCATAGAGAGAACGACTGTCATATATTGACATATCAATGACTGCTTAGCCTTCATTATTAAGGTCCCTGACATCTGTCAATTAATCAATATAAATCAGTTTTCCTGAGAAACCTGGCACTTTGctaaaacattttgttttttataccaATTGTTTGGGTGAATCCCCCTTTTTGGAGCAAATGGTTTCCAGAACAAACTCATACCAGAAAATCCCAGCTGCATCTGTTCCACTCAACCTTTATTTCTCCAGAGAGAACTGAAATCTCCAAAGAAGTTCCAGTTAACCACATGGGAGTTTCCTCAATGTGGCCTGAATTCAAATTTCACCTCCTTCATTCAGGAAGGCACTCTTAACCACTCCAACTCTAAATTGTTTCCTCTTTCTAGTGTTTCATTTTTAACCCAAATGAATCATAGAATTATTCCAtctataatatttctttataacCTCCAGAGTGCGCAGCAGAGTATATAACAGCTCCTCAGTAAATAGCTTGAATCTACCATTGAACCACAGTATACTTATCACCAATTTCACTGTGGTTGCAGAGACTCTAGACTCATCCGCAATTCGATACTGTGTGTGACTGTGTCATTCTTTGAATCCATCTCTATTTTCACACTTGCAACATCTGCTAGCAATGATTTTTAAAGAAGCTGCATGGTATAATGAAATGAATATAGCCTTCAGTATCTGAAAAACCATATGTCACATCCTGCCACTCAATATTTGGTGGTGCTGGGCAACAGCCATTTGGTCTGTCAGCCATTCTTCCCATCTGTAAATGGAATTGGTTAATGTCTTACAGAACTATTATGAGAATGTGAAATAGTGTATTTAATTAAATCCATTAAATTCTTCCTCTGAAATGCACCTGGTAATGGAATTAACCTATCTGTCCACAGTAAAAGAATAGATAAATTATCATTTATTAATTCAATGGAATGAATTATTTGGAAAGTAATCTGAGTGAATTGGATTTACATTTCTCATcatggataaatcttgaaaaagTAATATCGAATGAAAACTatcaaattataaaattatattatatattataatttttaattattaaaagaaTGGtcattatttataaatatatgtagcAAATGTATGCAAAGTTGAACAGGAATGAGACCCAAAAACTTCAGAATAGTGACTTTCTTTGGGGAGGGACAGTGGGGAATTTGATAGGAACAGTGATTTCAATTGTATCTGTACTAATTTACCACAAAACACTTAAAGTTCTggttaaaatgaaagaaaaatgttcATATGTTAAATCTGAAAATAAGGTGCACAGTATCAACCATAGTGGTACTTTTTTGAAATCATTATTACATGTCACAATGCTTTTGTTAATTTAATGcacgtgttaaaaaaaaaaaataaaaagccacgTACCTGCTCCTTTCTCTTCTCACTCTCCATGCTCACATTCGCTCTCATTAAGGCTGCTCATCAGGATTCTCTCCTACTTTTTTTCTATCCCAACAAACATATATCCACATGCAAACAGATCTGAGgtattgttaatattttaacGGGCTCTTTTTCCTCCACATGACTACAAGCTTCTAGCAGAGCATTCGAACCCATGTGGAATCTAGTTCTTTCTGAACTACTGTTCAACAATTCTCCTACTCCATTTCTTGTATCACATGACCCAGAAAAACCTGTTAACTACCTGAAAATGCTGCACACTACCCAGGTTCTGTGCTTTTAAACATAATCGTCCTTCTTCCCCTTCTACCACATCCACCTACTGCTCTTCTCTCTCAGGAAGAGAAATGATGTCCATTCTTCAAGATGGAGTTAAATTACatgctgtcttggttatctagtgctgctgtaacagaaatggatggcttgaacaaagagaaatgtattttctcacagtccaggaggctagcagtctgaattcagggcaccagctccaggggatggctttctccctttgttggctctggaagaaaatcattgtcatcaatcttcccaggttgagttgcttctcagtgcaggaaccctgggtccaaaggacaagctattctcctggctcttgttttggtggtatgaggtctccaagcccctctgcttgcttctctttcatatctcaaaagagattgatttaagacacaaactaatcttgtcgattgagtcctgcctcattaatataactgtcttgaatcctgactcattaacgtcatagagggaggatttataacacataggaaaatcacatcagatgacaaaattgtggaaaatcacttaatactgggaatcatatccTAGCCAAgtaaacacacattttggggagggatgcaattcaatcaataacacaTGCTATAATGCTTAGATTTCCCTTCCCTACTCTCACTTCCCTCCATAAGAAGA
The window above is part of the Loxodonta africana isolate mLoxAfr1 chromosome 10, mLoxAfr1.hap2, whole genome shotgun sequence genome. Proteins encoded here:
- the LOC100677303 gene encoding olfactory receptor 4F3/4F16/4F29-like; this encodes MVGANYSVVSEFVFLGLSNFWEIQLALFVFSSMFYVVSLVANSLIILTVTSHPHLHSPMYFLLPNCSFIDLGVSSVSSPKMIYDLFRKHRVISFSGCIAQIFFIHVIGGVEMVLLIAMAFDRYVAKCKPLHYLTIMSPQICISFLVSAWTIGLIHSVGQLVFVVNLPFYGPNVLDSFYCDLPRFIKLACTDTYQLEFMVTANSVFISVGAFFILIISYIFIILTVQKHSLAGLSKAVSTLSAHISVVVLFFGPVIFFYTWPSPSTDLDKFLAIFDAVLTPFLNLIIYTFRNQEMKVAMWRVCRQLVSYRKIS